In Geoalkalibacter sp., the following are encoded in one genomic region:
- a CDS encoding PilZ domain-containing protein translates to MQPIHADKRSQKRRNTIYYLEVYDLDSGQLLGRLADITVQGMLLLSESPIVPERTYKCRMVLPAEILGRGNILFDATCVWSRKALNDDFFEAGFRSLIADPGDIDAIEMLIQRFAFNDL, encoded by the coding sequence ATGCAGCCCATTCATGCGGATAAACGCTCGCAAAAACGGCGCAACACCATTTACTATCTGGAGGTCTACGACCTGGATTCGGGGCAACTCCTCGGGCGGTTGGCGGACATCACCGTCCAGGGCATGCTGCTGCTCAGCGAATCGCCCATCGTGCCGGAGCGCACCTACAAATGCCGCATGGTTTTGCCGGCGGAGATTCTCGGGCGCGGCAACATTCTCTTCGACGCCACCTGCGTGTGGAGCCGCAAGGCCCTCAACGATGATTTCTTCGAGGCCGGGTTTCGCTCCCTGATCGCCGATCCCGGCGACATCGACGCCATCGAGATGCTCATTCAGCGCTTTGCCTTCAACGACCTCTAG